In Aggregicoccus sp. 17bor-14, the genomic window AGCTCCTTGAGCGCATCCCCCGTGACCTCGCCCAGCGGCGTGCTCACGGTGGAGTGCTGCGCGGCGATGCGCAGCAGGTACTCGTTCAGGCCGCGCTCGTCCTTCACGTACATGTCCTTCTTGTTGCGCGTGACTTTGTAGAGCGGCGGCTGCGCGATGTAGAGGTAGCCGTTCTGGATGAGCTCCGGCATCTGCCGGTAGAAGAAGGTGAGCAGCAGCGTGCGGATGTGGCTGCCGTCCACGTCTGCGTCCGTCATCAGGATGATGCGGTGGTAGCGCGCCTTCTCCGGGTTGTAGTCCTCGCGCCCGATGCCCGTGCCCAGCGCCGTGATCAGCGTCACGATCTCCGCGCTGGTGAGCATCTTCTCGAAGCGGGCCTTCTCCACGTTGAGGATCTTGCCGCGCAGCGGGAGGATCGCCTGGTTGCGCCGGTCGCGGCCCTGCTTCGCGGAGCCACCTGCCGAGTCACCCTCGACGATGTAGAGCTCGCTCTCGCTGGGGTCGCGGCTCTGGCAGTCCGCGAGCTTTCCGGGCAGGCCGCCGCCCTCGAGGATGCCCTTGCGGCGCACGGTCTCGCGCGCCTTGCGCGCCGCCATGCGGGCGCGGCACGCGTCGCCGATCTTCGCCACCACCTTCTTGGCGATGAGCGGCGTCTCCTCGAGGAAGGTCGCGAGCTGGTCGTTCACCATCTGCTCCACCAGGCCCTTCACCTCGCTGTTGCCCAGCTTGGTCTTGGTCTGGCCCTCGAACTGGGGGTTCGGGATCTTCACGCTGATGACGGCGGCGAGCCCCTCGCGCGCGTCCTCACCCGTGGGGGTCTCCTTGAGGTCCTTCCAGAGCCCGCCCTTCTCCGCGTAGCTGTTGAGCGTGCGGGTGAGGGCGGACTTGAAGCCGGACAGGTGGCTGCCGCCCTCGTGGGTGTTGATGTTGTTGGCGAAGGTGTAGATGCGCTCGTCGTAGCCGTCGTTCCACTGCATGGCGATCTCGAGCGAGACGCCGTCCTTCTCGGCCTGGATGTAGATGGGCCGCTCGTGCAGCGCCTGCTTCGCCTTGTTCAGGTACTCCACGAACGAGACGATGCCGCCGTCGAACTTGAAGTCGTGCTCCTTGTTCGTCCGCTCGTCGCGCACGACGATGTGCAGCCCCGCATTCAGGAACGCGAGCTCGCGCAGGCGCTGGCTGAGCGTGTCGAAGTTGAAGTCGACCGTCTCCATCACCTGGGTGTCGGGCTTGAAGTGGATGAAGGTCCCGCGCTTGTCGGTGACGCCCACCTCCTGCACCTTGCCGGGGGGGATGCCGCGCTCGTAGGCCTGCTCGTACACGCGGCCGTTGCGCTGGATGCGCACCTTCATCCACTCGCTGAGGAAGTTCACGCAGGTCACGCCCACGCCGTGCAGGCCGCCGGAGACCTTGTACGCGCCGTTGCCGAACTTGCTCCCCGCGTGCAGCTCGGTGAGGACCACGTCGACCGTGTCCTTCTCCTTGAACTTGGGGTCGGGGTGCGGCCCCACCGGGATGCCGCGGCCGTTGTCCTGCACGCTCAGGGAGCCATCCACGTGGATGACGACCTCGATGTCGGTGCAGTGGCCCGCGAGCGCCTCGTCCACCGAGTTGTCCACGACCTCGTACACGAGCTTGTGCAGCCCGTAGGTCATGGTGTCGCCGATGTACATGCCCGGGCGCTTGCGCACCGCCTCGCGCCCCTCGAGCTTGGTGATGCTCTCGGCCCCGTACTCCGCGGGGTTGGGCACGTTGGGTGCAGCCGCAGCGGTGCCGGTGGCGGGGGTCTTTTCCATGCGAAAATGTCCTTGGGAAACGGTGCTTTGACGGCCCTCCTGACTATCACCGAAGGCCGGGGGTCACAACAGAACGGACAAGCTTAACGAGCCCGCGCAAAGCTGCAGAAACATTCGGGAAAGAGGCTCCAGACCGCCTGCCCGGCAGGCGGGCGCGGCGGGGGCCCTCCGGACCGCCATTTCAGGCGTCGTACGCCGGGGTCGGGACGCGCTCCTCGAGCGCCTGGGCGAGCGCCTCGAAGTGGGCCGCGTCCGCGAAGAGCTGGCGGCTCACCCGCACGCTTCCGGCCCCTTCCGCGCCCTCGCCCTGCAGCCACAGCGCGAGCACGCCGCCCCTACGGCCGGTGCGCCGCACGCGCGCGATCTGCCCCCACGCGAGCGCCACCGGCTCGGCGGCGAAGGGGCGCGCCACGCTCACCCCGCGCGTGGCCAGCACCACGCCCCAACCCGCGCGCGGCCGCAGCCGGAAGCGCGCGAGGAGGAAGAGCAGGAGCAGGCCTGCGCTCAAGCCCGCGCGCACGAGCGCCGGGCGGCCGCCGCCGGCGCGCGCCGCCGCGAGCGAGGCGGCGCACAGCACCGCGAGCGCACAGGCGCCGAGGAAGAGGAGGAGCCGGGTGCGGCGCGGGTCGTAGGCGAAGAAGCGGGCGTCCATGCGGTAGGGCTAGAGGTACTGCCGGCGCGCGCCCGGCGCCAGCGCAGCCTCAGGCCCGGTCTTCAGGCCCTGTCGACGAGCTGCCGCTCCACGAGGTCCAGCAGCCCCTCCACGCTCACCGGCTTGCGCAGGTAGCCGGAGGCGCCCAGCTCCTTCGCCGTGCGCTCCACGTCCACCGAGGCGCTGAAGATGACCACCTTGAGGCCGGCGTACGTGGCGTCCGCGTGCGCGGCGCGCAGGAAGCTGCGCCCGTCCATCACCGGCATCATCATGTCCAGCAGCAGCAGGTCCGGCAGCCGCTCGCGCGTGCGCAGCAGCTCGAGCGCGTGGGCGCCGTCGCGCGCGCCCTGCACCTCGAAGCCCGCGTCGCTCAGCACCTCCTGCAGGGTCTCGCGCAGGTCCGCGTCGTCGTCCACGACCATCAGGGAGCGGGCCATCAGTGCAGACCTCCAGAGCCACTGCGCGAGCCGCCGGGGGAGGGCGAGAAGCCCTCGAGCGCGGCGAGCGGCAGCTCGAGCACGAAGCGCGCGCCGGCGCCGGGACGGGCCTCCGCGCGCAGCTCGCCGCCGTGGGCGCGCACCGAGCGGCGCGCGAGATAGAGCCCGAGGCCCAGGCCTCCGTAGTGCCGCTCGCTCACCGCGCGCTCGAAGCGCTCGAAGATGCGCTCGAGGTCCGCCGGCGCGAGCCCGATGCCCCGGTCCTCCACCACCAGCTGCGCGGCGGCGCCCACGCGCGCGGTCGAGAGCTGAACGGGGTGGCCCGGGCCGAACTTGAAGGCGTTGGCCACCAGCGCCGCCACGGCCTGGTCCAGCCGCAGCCGGTCCCAGGGCCCCACCAGCCCCGGCGCGAGCTCCAGCTGCAGCGGGCAGCCCGCCCCGCGCGCCTCGTCCGCGTAGCGCTCGGCCACCTCGCGCACCAGCTCCGCGAGGTCCACCTCCTCGCGGTGCAGCTGCAGCGCGCCGCTCTCCAGGCGGCTCACGTCCAGCAGGCTCTCCACCAGGGTGCTGAGGCGCCCCACCTGGCGCTGCGCGCGCTCGAGGCCTCCGCCGAGCGCGGGGCTCGCGCTGCGCACCTCCTCGGACCTCGCGAGCCTTCCGAGCTGCAGGCGCAGCGTGGTGAGCGGGGTGCGCAGCTCGTGCGCCGCCACCTGCAGGAACTCCTCGCGCAGGTGCACCGCGGCCTGCGCCTCGCGGTAGAGGCGCGCGTTCTGCAGCGCGAGGCTCGCGCGCCGGGCGAGCTCCTGCGCGAGCGCGAGGTCCTGCGGGCCCATCGGCGCGCGCGCGCCCATGCCCACCAGGCTGAGCACCCCGAGCACCCCCTGCGAGGAGGCGAGCGGCACGTGCACGCCGGTGCAGATGCCGAGCGCGTCCAGCGCCTCCTTCAGCGCGGGCGGGGCGATCTGCGCGAGCCGCTCCGCGCTCGCGCGGGTGACGAGCTCGGGCTCGCCCGTGCGCGCCACCTGCAGGGGCCCGACGCGCGCGGCGGGGTTGAGCTGCAGCCCCTCGCTCAGGCGCTGCACCTGCGCCTCGAGGCCCGGCAGCTGGTGCGCCACCACGCCCAGGCGCAGGCCGCCGTGGCCGTCCGGCAGGAAGACGGCGCACCAGTCCGCGACCTCCGGCACCGCGAGCCGCGCCACCTGCTCGAGCGTGCGCTCGTAGTCGAGCGAGCGCCCCAGCAGCTCGCTCGCGCTGGCGAGCAGCGCCCGGTCGCGCTCGCCCCGCGCGCGCTCGCGCCGGCTCTGCGCCGCCTGCAGCTCGCGCTCCACCGCGGCCGGCAGCCGGGTGAGGTAGTGCTTGCCGAAGTAGTCGCTGGCGCCCGCGCGCATCATCTCCACGCCCTCGTGCTCCCCCACCGTGCCGCTCACCACGATGAAGGGGATGTCCAGGCCGCGGCGCCGCAGCAGCTGCAGGGCGGCGGGGGCGCTGTAGTGCGGCATGGTGTAGTCCGCGAGCACCACGTCCCAGGGGCCCTGCGCGAGCGCCGCCTCCAGCGCCTGCTCCGTCTCCACCTGCGCGCTGCGCGCGATGGCGAAGCCGCCGTGGCGCAGCTCGCGCTCGAGCAGCAGCACGTCGTCCGCGCTGTCCTCCACGTGCAGCACCGCGAGGGGGCGCGGGGGGGTCGCCGACAGGGTCATCGCGAGCCTCCGGAGCCGGGGCTCGGGAAGCTGGGGCGCGGGGGCGGCGGGTGGTTGAGCTGCAGCCAGTACACGCCCAGCTGGCGCGCCGCCTCCACGAACGCAAGGAAGGAGACGGGCTTGCGCACGTAGCTGTTGGCGCCCGAGTCGTAGCTGCGCACCACGTCCTGGTCCTCGGCGGAGGAGGTGAGGATGACCACGGGCAGGGTACGGGTCCGAGGATCCTGGCGGATGCGGCGCAGCACCTCGTGGCCGTCCAGGAGCGGCAGGTTCAGGTCCAGCAGCACCACGAGCGGGCGGTGGGCGGCGCCCTCCTTCTGGTGGCGCCCCTCGCCGAAGAGGTACTCGAGCGCCTCCACCCCGTCCTCCACCACCACCACGGGGTGGGTGATGCCGGCGCGCTGGAAGGCGCGCAGGGTGAGCGCCACGTCGTCCGGGTTGTCCTCCACGAGCAGCACCGTGCCCGGCGGCGCGAGCGAGCCCGCGCCTCCCGCGCCCTCCATCCCCGCCGCGCCTGCCATCATGTGCTCGCCTCCCCCAGCGTGAAGATGAAGCGGGCGCCCTCGCCGGGCCTTCCTTCCGCCCGGATGCTCCCGCCGTGACGGTGCACGATCCGCTGCACCGTGGCCAGCCCGATGCCCGTGCCCGGGAACTCACTCGTCTTGTGCAGACGTTGGAAGGGGCTGAAGAGCTTGCCCGCGTACGCCATGTCGAAGCCCGCCCCGTCGTCCTCCACCCGGTAGGTGGGCGGGCCGCCGGGCGCGCTTCCGGTCACGCCCTCGGGCTCGCGCCGGAGCGCGATGTGGGCCTGCGCCTTGCGCGCGGTGAACTTCCAGGCGTTCTGCAGCAGGTTCTCCAGCAGCACGCGGGCGAGCTGCGGGTCCGCGTGCGCGGGCAGGGGCTGCTGCACGTCCAGCTGCACCTGGCGCCCGGGCTCGCGGCGCTGCAGCTCCGCGAGGATCTCCTGCGCGAGCGCCCCCAGGTCCACCGGCGCGCGCTGCAGCTCGGCGCGCCCCACGCGGCTGAGGCGCAGCAGGTCGTCGATGAGCTGCCCCATGCGCCCGGCCGCCGCGCGCACGCGGCGCAGGGAGTCCTGGCCCTCGGGGCTGATGCGCGCGGCCTCGTCCTCGAGCAGCGCCTGGCTGAAGCCGTCGATGGCGCGCAAGGGGGTGCGCAGGTCGTGGCTGACCGAGTAGCTGAAGGTCTCCAGCTCCCGGTTCATGTGCTGCAGCTCCCGGGTGCGCTGCTCCACGCGGCTCTCCAGCTCGGCGTTGAGCTGCCGCAGCGCGCGCACGTTGGACTCGTAGCGGCCGGAGAGCATCAACAGCTGGCGGCGGCTCACGTAGGCGAGCCCCAGGCCGATGAGCAGCACCGCGGCGCCGGTGCCCACCAGCACCCGGCGCGCGCTCGCCTGGGCGGCGTCCGCGCGCTGGGCGCGGCGCTCGCGCGCGAAGGAGACCAGCTCGTCCAGCGTCGCGCGCAGCCGGTCCATGCGCGCCTTGCTCTCGCCGCCGGCCACCAGGGCGCGGTAGTCGCCCCCCTCGTCCTTGAGCGCCCGCTCCTGCGCGGCGATGCTCTCCCAGTCTCTCCAGCGCTCGCGCAGCTGGCCGTAGCGCTGCTGCTGCTGCGGCAGGTCCAGCTGACCCTCGAGCGCCGCCATCGCACCGGGCAGCTCCCGTTCCGAGCGCTCGTAGGGCTCGAGGAAGCGCGGCTCGCCGGTGAGCAGGTAGCCGCGCAGGCCCGTCTCGCGGTCCACCAGCAGCTGCCGCACCCGCTCGGCGCGCAGGATGATGGCGTCCGAGTGCTCGGTGGCGCGGTAGGCCGCGAGCAGCTGGGTGAGCTGCAGGAAGAGCACCGCGGCGAGCGCCAGCAGCAGCAGGATGGGCACCGCGACGGAGCGCGTGAGCAGGCGGCGGAAGTGCGCGGTCTGCCGCTCGGGCACGGTCCCGGCCTCCTAGCCCTTCTCCGGGCCCGCGAGCCGGTCCAGGGTGGCCAGCAGCGTGCCCAGGTCGAAGGGCTTCTCGAGGAAGGCGTCGCAGGCGAGCGCGCCGCCCTCCTGCCGCTCGAGCACCTCGCGCGGCACCGCGCTCATCATCAGCACGGGCAGGCGGCTCCACTCGGGGCTCGCGCGCAGGTGCGCGAGCAGCTCCCTGCCCCCCATCACCGGCATCATCACGTCCAGCAGGGCCACGTCCGGCTTCGCCTCGGCCAGGCGCGCGAGCGCCTCGCGGCCGTGGGCGGCCGTGAGCACCCGGTAGCCCTCGTCCTCGAGGATGCCCTGCAGGGCATCCACGATGGCGTGCTCGTCGTCGACGAGCAGGACGGTTCTCACTTGCTCCCCCCGCGCCCCGGCGCGCGCTTCTTGGCGCCCTTCGGCGAAGCCTTCGACGGGGGCTTGGCCCGCAGGGCGCGCTCCGTGCGCGGCTTGCTCTGGCCGGTGAGCAGCGAGTCCACGTCCCGGAAGGGGCCGCCCACGCGGAAGCCCTGCGCGCTGATGTGCAGCTCGCGCACGCTCGTCTCGTGGTTGCTCTCGCGCGTCTTGAGGATGGTGATGGCGCGGCGCAGCTCGCCGTCCATCTCCACCTGGCGCAGGAAGAGGTGGTTCTCCACCAGCGCGCTCATCGCCTTCACCGGCGCCTCCACCTCCGGGCCGAAGAGCAGCCGCGTCTCCTCGGTGAACACCGCCGTGACCCCTTGCGCGCGCAGCTCGTTGGTGAGCACGGCGAAGAAGCGGTTGATGCGCTCGGGGTGGACGGTGGCCTCCTTGAAGCCGATCAGCCCGTCCAGCAGCAGCCGCTTCACCCCGCGCGCCTTCACCGTGATCAGCAGCCGCTCGCCCAGCGCGTCCAGCAACAGCTCGCTGGGCGGCTGCCACAGGGCCTGCAGCAGCCCGCTCTTCAGCGCGGGGCGCAGGTGCAGCCCGATGCCGTCCGCCTTGGCCATGAGGCGCGGCGGGCTCTCGTAGAAGCCGAAGTAGAGGCAGCTCTCGTTGCGCTGCACGCCCTCGTGCAGGAACTGCAGGCCCAGCAGCGTCTTGCCGCTGCCCGAGGGGCCCATCAGCAGCGTGACGCTGCCGCGCTGCAGGCCGCCGCCCAGCATGCGGTCCAGCTCGGGCACGCCCAGCGGCAGCTGCCCCTCCTGCTCCTGGGGGATGACCGCGTTCTCGCCCAGCTGCGCCTCGAGCCGCGGGTACACCGTGATGCCGTGCCCGGTGATGACGAAGGTGTGCTCGCCGCGCAGGTGCGCGCTGCCGCGGAACTTGCGCACGTTGAGGTGGCGCACGCTGCGCACCCCCACCAGCTCGTCCTTCAGCTCGATGAGCCCGTCCACCATGGTGTGCTCGGGGTGCACGTCGTCCGGGCCCTGGCCGTTGGTGAGCAAGAGCGTGGTGCAGTTCATCACCCCCACCAGGGTGTTGAGCTCGTGGATGAACTCCTTGAAGGCGAGCTCGTTGGCGGCGTTGTGCGTCGCGCTCACCAGGCCGTCGATGACCAGCAGGCTCGCGCGGTGCTCACGGATGAGCTTGCGCAAGCTCTCGAGCAGCCCCGCGAGCCCCTCCTTCACCAGCGTGCGGTAGGCGCTCACGTACTGGAACGCGGTGGCCAGCGGCTCGGCGGTGAAGAAGTCCATCTCGCGCAGGTGCGCGAGCATGCGGCTGTGCGTCTCGGCGAGGAGGGTGACGTAGACCACCCGCCCGCCCCCCTTCACGTGGTGGTAGCAGAACTGGTTGCCGAGGATGGTCTTCCCCGCCCCGGGCATGCCCACGACGATGTAGGTGCCCCCCTGCAGCAGGCCGCCGTGCAGCACCGTGTCCAGGCCCTCGATGCCGGTGGACACGCGGGGCAGGTGGACCGAGGGGGATTCGACTGCGCTCATGGCGGGGGTGCTCCGAGCGCCCGGGCCGCACGCGCGGTGGGCCGGGCCCATAGGGGTGCCAGCGCGAGAGGGCCCGCGGCCAAGGCCGCGCCCGTGCGCCGGAGCGCTTGGTTGTAGCACCCGTGCCGCGATTGGGAAGGCGAACATCTCGCCCCTTCAACCGCCGGGCGCCCTATTCCTCAGCCCACGGTACGAGCCGAGCCACCGCGGGCGGCCGGGGAGCATGGGAGCCCCATTCCTGGGGGAGGCCGCCCGCGAGGGCCCGAGTCCATAAGCGCACCCGCGCGGGCGTGCACGGTCCCGCGCCGCGCCCGTCCTCAGTGCGCCCGGGCAAGCGCGGGCGGGGCATCGGGTGCGGGCTCGGCGGGTTCCGACGCGCCGGGCTCCGGCACCTCGGCGGCCTGCAGCGCCGCGGCCTCGGCCGCAGGCCCGGCGTTCGTCGCCGGCGCCCCCCACCCCTCGGGCCCCGCGCCGCGCTGCACCTGCCCCGCGGCGACCTCGAGCCACAGGGTGTCGGGGCCGGCGGCCGCGCCCACGAGGCTGCCCTCGGTGGTGGTGAGGAAGGTCTGCGCGCCGCTCGCGTGCAGGTAGCCCATGAGGTACGCGTTGCGCTCGGGGTCCAGCTCGCTCGAGACGTCGTCGAGCAGCAGCAGGGGGAGCACGCCGAGCGCCGCCTCCAGGTTCTCGATCTCGGCAATCTTCCACGCGAGCACGAGCGCGCGCTGCTGCCCCTGGCTCGCGTAGGCGCGCGCGCTGCGCCCGCCCAGCGTCACCTCCACGTCGTCCGCGTGGGGCCCCACGCTGGTGAAGCCGCGGGCGAGGTCGCGCTGCAGCCGGTGCGCGAGCACCTCCTGCAGCCGCGCCGCGAGCGCCCCCTCGTCCAGGCTGTGCACGTCTCCCAGGTGGCTGGGGTGGTAGCCGTACGTCGCGCGGGCCTCGGTACGCCCGATGGCCTCGAAGGTGGCGCGCGCGCGCGGCGCGAGCTCGGCCATCAGCGCGCGGCGGCGCACGAGGATGCGGGCGCCGGCGCGCGCGAGCGTGGCGTCGTAGGCCTCGAGGTACGCGGGGTCGGGCACCTGCCCCGCCCCCTCGCGCAGCAGCCGGTTGCGGCTCTTGAGGGCGCGCGCGTAGCTGCGGCTCTCCTGCAGGAAGGCCGGGAAGCGGTTGAAGACGGCGCGGTCCAGGAAGGTGCGCCGCTCGTCCGGGCCGCCCTTGATGACCCCGAGGTCGTCCGGGGTGAAGGCCACGACCGACACGCCGCCGAAGTACTCCTCGAGGCTCTGCGCCTTCTTGCCGTCCACGAAGGCCTGGCGCTGGCCGCCCTCGACCTCTACCGCAATCTCGCGCTCCGCTCCCCTGAGCAGGAAGCGGCCGGACACGCGCGCCTTGCCCGTCCCCCAGCGCACCAGCTCCGAGAGGCGGGTGGCACGCAGCGGCTTGAGGGTGGCCAGGACGTAGAGCGCCTCGAGCAGGTTCGTCTTGCCCTGCCCGTTCTGCCCCACCGCGATGCTGGCGCGCGCGCTGGGCGCGAGGCGCACCTCGGCGAGGTTGCGGAAGTCCTGGACCTGGAGCGAGAGGAGGCGCACGGGGGCGCTTGCTATAACCTCATCCCGCGCTTTGCGCGCGGCCGACCTCGTAGGCGAAGCCCTGCGCGGTGAAGAGGTAGAGCATGTCGCGGCCCTCGCGCCGCAGCACCTCGAGCCGCGCCCCCGCGAGCTGGGCCCCCGTCACCCCCGCCGGCAGGGGGACGGCCGTCCAGGCGAGCAGCTTCCCGGCCGCCGTGGGGGTGACGGCCTGGTACAGCCCCGCCTCCCCCAGCGCGAGCGTCCAGCCGCCCACGCTCGCGTAGTCGCGCACCTGCTCCGCGCGCCCGTCCTCGCGCACCAGCCGCCCGGTGAGCGGCAGGCCTCCGGGGAGCCGCAGCACGGTGCCGTCGCGCAGGCCCACGCGCCCGTAGGCTGCCGGGGGCTCGCCCACGCTCCACAGCTCCACCGGCTCGTCCACGCTCGCGCTCAGCCCCTCCAGCGCCCAGCGCCCGCCGGCGCGCACCCGCGAGAAGGCGAAGAGGTTGCGGCTCGTCACCACCCAGCCCGCCACGTCCAGCTCGCTGCTGCCCGCGAGCGTGACGGCCCGGTTGCGCGCGAGCGAGCGGATGGGGAAGCCCGGCTCCGGCGTGAGCCGCGGCGCGAGCGTGCTCGCCGCGGCCTGCGCGCTCAGGGGCGCGGCCGGGTCCAGCTCCCAGTAGTAGAGCTGGTCCGCCGCCGAGAGCACCATGCTCGCGCGGCTGCCCTCGCGCGTGCCCACCGCGTGGAAGGGGCCCTGCGCGGGGCTGCCGTCCGGGGCGAGCAGGCGCGGCCCGAAGCCGCCGCCCGCCCCCGTCTTCACCAGGTCCCCGGAGCTGAGCACGAACCAGTCCTCGAAGCCCTCCACGCGCGCCGCGAGCTGGAAGCGCTCGTCCAGCGCCGCGGGGTCGGCGACGCCGTTCGCCGCGTTGAGCTCCGCGAGCGTGAGCACGGTGAGGCCGTTGCCCCCCGGGCGCCCGAGGTCCACCGCCACCGTGCTCTCGGTGATGGCGGCCAGGTTCGTCTTGCCCGCGCTCGCCGCGTCCGTCACCAGCGTGGCGGCGAGCGGCGCGCGGTCCAGGTAGAGCGGGCGCGCGGTGGAGAGGCGCGGGCCGAACCACACCTGCCCGCTGCGCCCGCCGAGCGAGAGCGAGGCACCCTGGGTGGCGTCCACGGCGTTCGGGTCCGCGCTCAGCTGCGCGAGGTCGAAGGGCGCCTCCACCGGCTCGCGCAGGCACGCGTCCAGCGGGCTCGTCACGCTCGCCCCCGTCACGCGCCACAGCGAGCGCGCGCCGCCGGAGGCCTCGCACAGCACCTCCACGCCGAGCGCGCCGCCCGTCACGGGGGTCGCCGCGAGCAGGCGCCCCTCGCGGCAGGGGGCGCAGTCACTCCAGGCGCGCACCAACTCGTTCTGCGTGGGGTCCGTGGAGCGCGAGAGCACCCAGGTCGCGAGCGAGTCCACGCGCGCCGGCACCGGCAGCGCGTAGTTGAGGGCCCACAGCGCGCCGTCCTCGCTGCGCCGCAGCTGGCTGTGGCGCAGGTCCACGAGCGGCAGCAGCGCCGCGTCGTCGATGAGCGGGTCGTTGCGGTTGAGCACCCGCCAGTCGCCGGCGAGCGGCGTGTCCAGGCGCGCGAGCAGCCCCGGGCCGTAGGCGGCCACCGGCACCAGCGCGCTCTTCGCCGAGAGCAGCCGCTCCACCTGCGCGCGCGGCGCGGCGCGCACGTCCGTGTACGCGTAGCTCCACACCGTGTCGTCCACGCGCGGCGCACAGGTCTCCTTCCCGCCCGTGCACGGGTGCGCCCCGCCGTTCGCGTCCACCGTGAAGGCCTGCGGCAGCGCCTGGTAGGTCCCGTCCGTGCGCAGCTCCCCTGCCCCGCCGTCCGTGCGCAGCGCCGCGAGGAAGCTGCTGCCCACGCCGCCGTCCGCGAGCACGCTGAGCTCCGCGCGCAGCGCGCCCACGTCCCCGAGCGGCTTGCCGGTGCCCGGGGTGAGCACCGCCTGCGTGCCGCCGTCCGCCAGGTTCACCAGCGCCACGTTGCCCGTGCTGGTGAGCAGCCCCAGCTGCGCGCCCGCGAGCGCCGCGCCCGAGAGCTCCGGCAGCGGCGCATTGGGCGAGAGCGGCGCCACGCCCACCGGCGTCACCAGCAGCGGGCCCGCCGCGTCGTCCTCGTCCGCGAGCCACAGCCGCAGCCGCGCGTCCCCCGCGAGCAGC contains:
- a CDS encoding response regulator, which gives rise to MARSLMVVDDDADLRETLQEVLSDAGFEVQGARDGAHALELLRTRERLPDLLLLDMMMPVMDGRSFLRAAHADATYAGLKVVIFSASVDVERTAKELGASGYLRKPVSVEGLLDLVERQLVDRA
- the gyrB gene encoding DNA topoisomerase (ATP-hydrolyzing) subunit B, whose product is MEKTPATGTAAAAPNVPNPAEYGAESITKLEGREAVRKRPGMYIGDTMTYGLHKLVYEVVDNSVDEALAGHCTDIEVVIHVDGSLSVQDNGRGIPVGPHPDPKFKEKDTVDVVLTELHAGSKFGNGAYKVSGGLHGVGVTCVNFLSEWMKVRIQRNGRVYEQAYERGIPPGKVQEVGVTDKRGTFIHFKPDTQVMETVDFNFDTLSQRLRELAFLNAGLHIVVRDERTNKEHDFKFDGGIVSFVEYLNKAKQALHERPIYIQAEKDGVSLEIAMQWNDGYDERIYTFANNINTHEGGSHLSGFKSALTRTLNSYAEKGGLWKDLKETPTGEDAREGLAAVISVKIPNPQFEGQTKTKLGNSEVKGLVEQMVNDQLATFLEETPLIAKKVVAKIGDACRARMAARKARETVRRKGILEGGGLPGKLADCQSRDPSESELYIVEGDSAGGSAKQGRDRRNQAILPLRGKILNVEKARFEKMLTSAEIVTLITALGTGIGREDYNPEKARYHRIILMTDADVDGSHIRTLLLTFFYRQMPELIQNGYLYIAQPPLYKVTRNKKDMYVKDERGLNEYLLRIAAQHSTVSTPLGEVTGDALKELLQKVITYEERLEKFAQRRDPRVIDALVQSARIDAATLADTEALNAEVEKMHAYFAAHYPDVLAQLKVFRKDDPEHQAKKLVLRTEVGGVLRETVLDHAFLASPEYGELKALRDAFRGLGLPPYTVKLEGGDVVCTTVQQVLAAVRKDAQRGLGIQRYKGLGEMNPEQLWETTMDPARRTLLQVRVEDAVESDEIFSLLMGEAVEPRREFIEKNALDVQNLDI
- a CDS encoding response regulator yields the protein MRTVLLVDDEHAIVDALQGILEDEGYRVLTAAHGREALARLAEAKPDVALLDVMMPVMGGRELLAHLRASPEWSRLPVLMMSAVPREVLERQEGGALACDAFLEKPFDLGTLLATLDRLAGPEKG
- a CDS encoding response regulator — protein: MMAGAAGMEGAGGAGSLAPPGTVLLVEDNPDDVALTLRAFQRAGITHPVVVVEDGVEALEYLFGEGRHQKEGAAHRPLVVLLDLNLPLLDGHEVLRRIRQDPRTRTLPVVILTSSAEDQDVVRSYDSGANSYVRKPVSFLAFVEAARQLGVYWLQLNHPPPPRPSFPSPGSGGSR
- a CDS encoding sensor histidine kinase, producing MPERQTAHFRRLLTRSVAVPILLLLALAAVLFLQLTQLLAAYRATEHSDAIILRAERVRQLLVDRETGLRGYLLTGEPRFLEPYERSERELPGAMAALEGQLDLPQQQQRYGQLRERWRDWESIAAQERALKDEGGDYRALVAGGESKARMDRLRATLDELVSFARERRAQRADAAQASARRVLVGTGAAVLLIGLGLAYVSRRQLLMLSGRYESNVRALRQLNAELESRVEQRTRELQHMNRELETFSYSVSHDLRTPLRAIDGFSQALLEDEAARISPEGQDSLRRVRAAAGRMGQLIDDLLRLSRVGRAELQRAPVDLGALAQEILAELQRREPGRQVQLDVQQPLPAHADPQLARVLLENLLQNAWKFTARKAQAHIALRREPEGVTGSAPGGPPTYRVEDDGAGFDMAYAGKLFSPFQRLHKTSEFPGTGIGLATVQRIVHRHGGSIRAEGRPGEGARFIFTLGEAST
- a CDS encoding ATPase domain-containing protein: MSAVESPSVHLPRVSTGIEGLDTVLHGGLLQGGTYIVVGMPGAGKTILGNQFCYHHVKGGGRVVYVTLLAETHSRMLAHLREMDFFTAEPLATAFQYVSAYRTLVKEGLAGLLESLRKLIREHRASLLVIDGLVSATHNAANELAFKEFIHELNTLVGVMNCTTLLLTNGQGPDDVHPEHTMVDGLIELKDELVGVRSVRHLNVRKFRGSAHLRGEHTFVITGHGITVYPRLEAQLGENAVIPQEQEGQLPLGVPELDRMLGGGLQRGSVTLLMGPSGSGKTLLGLQFLHEGVQRNESCLYFGFYESPPRLMAKADGIGLHLRPALKSGLLQALWQPPSELLLDALGERLLITVKARGVKRLLLDGLIGFKEATVHPERINRFFAVLTNELRAQGVTAVFTEETRLLFGPEVEAPVKAMSALVENHLFLRQVEMDGELRRAITILKTRESNHETSVRELHISAQGFRVGGPFRDVDSLLTGQSKPRTERALRAKPPSKASPKGAKKRAPGRGGSK
- a CDS encoding ATP-binding protein translates to MTLSATPPRPLAVLHVEDSADDVLLLERELRHGGFAIARSAQVETEQALEAALAQGPWDVVLADYTMPHYSAPAALQLLRRRGLDIPFIVVSGTVGEHEGVEMMRAGASDYFGKHYLTRLPAAVERELQAAQSRRERARGERDRALLASASELLGRSLDYERTLEQVARLAVPEVADWCAVFLPDGHGGLRLGVVAHQLPGLEAQVQRLSEGLQLNPAARVGPLQVARTGEPELVTRASAERLAQIAPPALKEALDALGICTGVHVPLASSQGVLGVLSLVGMGARAPMGPQDLALAQELARRASLALQNARLYREAQAAVHLREEFLQVAAHELRTPLTTLRLQLGRLARSEEVRSASPALGGGLERAQRQVGRLSTLVESLLDVSRLESGALQLHREEVDLAELVREVAERYADEARGAGCPLQLELAPGLVGPWDRLRLDQAVAALVANAFKFGPGHPVQLSTARVGAAAQLVVEDRGIGLAPADLERIFERFERAVSERHYGGLGLGLYLARRSVRAHGGELRAEARPGAGARFVLELPLAALEGFSPSPGGSRSGSGGLH